A genomic window from Silene latifolia isolate original U9 population chromosome Y, ASM4854445v1, whole genome shotgun sequence includes:
- the LOC141632472 gene encoding uncharacterized protein LOC141632472, whose translation MGGKIDHSVNQGRDPYTFRMGGQNIHRIGSLLPSTGATPKFCPLYIYDIEEEVENRKKAISHDIPERFNDELIELLQKMVDSHNPVAKTFRMARDRLSSDENVDVSIRLICRRDRDGRMYNHPTVSEVAALIEGDLGPNMDKRDIIVQKSCGSLQRISELPPLFMALQYPLLFPCGEDGYRLGISHSENSLRNSNYENPRDKLTLREWYAFHIQDRPLSVEFATLLQSDKAYHQFLVDGFASVESHRLKFIRYNQDLLRMDNYNNLRRAVERGDIWPSSAGSRLIVPSSLVGGGLYMRVNYLDTMTICRWFGYPDLFITFTCNPKWPEITRFVSNMGLKPKDHPDILSRVFKIKLEELMIDLKEPHILGRVIAVVYTIEFQKRGLRHAHILLFLHREDKFPEAAVIDKTISAEMPDPVENPVLHAVVCTHMIHGPCGTAKPQSPCMVGSTCSKHFPKKCTERTTIGEDGYPVYKRSKT comes from the exons ATGGGTGGGAAGATTGATCATTCCGTCAATCAAGGTCGAGATCCCTACACATTCAGGATGGGAGGCCAAAATATTCACCGAATAGGAAGTTTGTTGCCATCAACCGGAGCAACGCCTAAATTTTGCCCGTTATACATATATGACATAGAAGAAGAAGTTGAAAATCGGAAAAAAGCAATCAG CCACGATATTCCAGAGCGATTTAACGATGAGCTGATTGAATTGCTGCAAAAGATGGTCGACTCACATAATCCTGTTGCAAAGACATTTAGGATGGCTAGGGACAGATTGTCTTCCGATGAAAACGTCGACGTGAGTATCAGACTCATCTGTAGAAGAGACAGAGATGGGAGAATGTATAATCATCCAACGGTTTCAGAGGTAGCAGCATTGATCGAGGGTGATTTAGGTCCAAACATGGATAAACGAGATATTATTGTACAAAAGTCATGCGGAAGTTTACAACGTATATCTGAGTTACCCCCATTGTTCATGGCCCTccagtatcctttattatttccGTGCGGGGAAGATGGTTACCGATTGGGAATTTCTCACTCTGAAAATTCTCTTCGAAATAGCAATTATGAAAATCCGCGTGATAAATTAACACTTAGAGAGTGGTATGCATTCCATATTCAGGATAGACCACTGTCAGTTGAATTTGCAACTCTGTTACAATCCGATAAAGCCTATCACCAGTTtttagttgacggatttgcatcgGTTGAATCTCATAGACTAAAGTTTATACGCTACAACCAAGATCTTCTTCGCATGGACAATTACAATAATCTTAGAAGAGCTGTTGAACGAGGGGACATTTGGCCGTCTTCCGCAGGTAGTCGTCTtattgttccttcttctttggtGGGAGGTGGCCTATATATGAGAGTAAACTACCTTGATACAATGACCATTTGTAGGTGGTTTGGTTACCCTGATCTATTTATCACATTTACGTGCAATCCTAAGTGGCCGGAAATCACCCGGTTTGTTAGTAATATGGGACTTAAACCCAAGGATCATCCTGATATTTTGTCTCGCGTATTCAAGATTAAGCTCGAAGAGTTGATGATTGATTTAAAAGAGCCCCATATCCTTGGTAGGGTTATAGCAG TTGTATATACTATTGAATTTCAGAAGCGTGGTCTTCGACATGCTCATATACTTTTGTTTTTACATCGAGAAGACAAGTTCCCTGAAGCTGCCGTTATCGATAAAACCATTTCAGCGGAGATGCCCGATCCGGTTGAGAATCCTGTGTTACATGCTGTCGTTTGCACACACATGATTCACGGACCGTGTGGAACTGCCAAACCACAATCACCGTGTATGGTTGGGTCCACATGCTCAAAACATTTTCCCAAAAAGTGTACTGAAAGAACAACTATCGGCGAAGACGGTTATCCTGTTTATAAGAGAAGTAAAACATGA